GTGCAAGCAGTAGTGCTTGAGTTGTACACTGACAACTTCACTGCAGTGTTGAGTTTGCGAAAGGAAGATATTGCGCGTGCCATGAAAGGAGTCGTTGTACGTGAGTATGGGAAATGGGACCATAAAGCAGAAGATGCGGACATTAAGAGAGAAAAGGCCAAGGAGAATGCCAAACTTGccaaaacaagaaatatcCAGCACCCGTTCTACCGTAATTTCAACTACAAACAGGCTGAAGAGTACTTGGCGCCACAGAATGTGGGAGACTATGTTATTCGTCCGTCGTCGAAAGGACCTTCGTATTTGACAATCACATGGAAAGTAGGCAACAATTTGTTCCAGCACTTGCTTGTTGAGGAGAGGATACGTGGGAGGTTTAAAGAGTATATTGTTGATGGCAAGACGTATGAGGATTTAGACCAGTTGGCATTCCAACACATCCAGGTTATTGCCAAGAATGTTACAGATATGGTTCGTCATCCTAAGTTTAGAGAAGGGACGTTGAGTGTTGTTCATGAATGGTTAGAGTCGTATACGCGGGCCAACCCCAAGAGCTCGGCGTATGTATTTTGTTATGACCATAAGCTGCCCGGTAactttttgttattgttcaAGGTGAATGTAAATGCCAAGGTAGTTACGTGGCATGTCAAGACGGATGTGGGAGGGTACATGCTAAGGTCGAGCATATACCCCAACATGTTGAGTTTGTGCAATGGGTTTAAACAGGCGGTCAAGACGCAGCTGCAGCCAAAAACATATAACACGGGGTATTATTAAGATTGTACATATTGTCTATAGCCTATACGTAATTTTGATCTAAAGCTATCGCCGTCGACGTAGGTTCCCATCAACCACCTATCGCCGTTGTTCAGGTCGGAGAATGCGTTTCTCGAGTGCAAGGCCCTTCTGTTTTCAAAGATGACACACGTACCTTCTGgcattttgatttcaaagtGGTTGGCGGGGTCGTTGATAAATGATTCAAAGAGCCGCATGCCGCGGACGAAATCGTCAAACATAGAGTACTGGGCCGggtcaatttcaaatggGCCCTGGAATGGCGGCGCGTAGTTGATGGCAGAAATAGGAACAAATGCTGGTGGTGCTTCCTTATCTTCAATAATTAAGGGCCGcttgtagtagtagtactcgttgttgttgtcgtaGTGGAAGGTGATGGGGATTTGGGTGAGGGCAGTGTATGCCTTGGGGTCGGATTTGCGGATATGTTCAGCAGCAAGGAAGGAGTCACAGAAGATGTTTTCGCCGCCTAAGGTTGAGTTTTGTATGGCGTGGAGTAATTGCAATCCCGGGGGAGATTCGTAGTAGAGCAAGTCCATGTGTAATGGCAAGAAGGTGTTGGTGTAGGCGATGTTGGtagctttttctttcttgttctttACGTCAAATAATGTCCCATAGAAGGTTTTCTTGATGTACCCGAATTTGTCGGCGATTTTGTAGACTGGCCATTGTGGGGCGTTTTCTTCTGTCATGGTGGATAGGTCCGGGAATGGGATGTTGTTGACGAATGTTAAGCCGTACCTGTTAAGGTTGTACAATGCCTGGAAAAATGAACGGTCATCACCAAGAATAGCGTCATAGTCAATGTTTAGGTCTGACAAGTTCTTTTCAAGTTCTTGCTTATCCCATAACTTTCTGTCGTTGTCGAAAAACTTTCCAGTTCTTCTCCCCCGGGCCGTAGCATAGTTCTCTAAAAAGGAAACGGGGTACAGTGAGTCGATAATTTTGCCGTTGCTGCTCCATTGGATGAGTAGGGATGAGTTGTTGATGACTGGGGGTGCATTTATTGCCAAGTCCGTTGCTGCATCAGCTGTAGTGAATAGTTTTTGGCTAGAAATGGGGTCAACTGAGTTTGGCGACTTGCATGCATCTCGCAAGAATACGTTGTTGAATGTATGGTTTATGCCGTTGATGGCAACAGTCACCTCCTTTTTGTTGTATCCCGCAAGAGCCAATTTCGAATGGAATCGTAAATGTTGTCTCAACATGGTTTAtgggaaagaaaagaatgaaatGGTTCTGGggtgattttttttttttttttttttccggGGAAAGAATTGCgaatttttaattggtgAATCCAGACCCATGCATGGATATGCAGCAACTTAATGGGTTGCAAAAGAGGTATAAAAGGGGGATGGCGGGAGGTTATTCTGAGTTTTTATTTGGCCAGTAATGAGGTTTGCAGTTTTTGTTATATTGGTTTTGGGAGTTGTGTGTTCGCAAAAGTGTCCTGAATGCGTTGAGCCAGCGAGGATTTTACATGATGAGTGTGGTGGTGTCCCGACAGCACGGTCTGCTGTTGGAGGGTACTTTGATTGTGTTTGTGGGTTGAACAGCACGTTCTTTGATTTGTATGAGGTATGTGTTAAGAATTGCAAGGCGCTCGACTTTCTTACGTTTAATACGAACAACAGTACTTTGCAAGAGTTTTATTGTCAAGTGGCAGACAAGTATGCTACGGCTACGGCAGATGTTACAGATACGTTTCCTGATGCTGAATTGCAACTGTATGCTACGGGGCATAGCAAAAATGGTGCATCTCCTATGAAGCCTAACTTTGTATTGACTATATTAATGTGTATGTTCTAATGcataacaaaaaaatatgaatgATATATAAAGGGGGAGAAAGTTGTTGGTTCTTGCCAGTAAACTTTGCTATCCACCATGAAGTGTTTGTACTTGTTGACCCTTGCTTCAGTTAGTATTGCTGAATTGAGCTATGATTGTGGCACTGCTCCGTGCTTGGACGCGGCAAAGATGTTTAAAGACCTGTGTGGGGACGCTGGGCCGTTGCACCAGAAATGTGCCTGTGGGATGAGTGATGGttattttaatttgttgtaTGAGTGTTCGAAAGAGTGTAAGGGATTGCAGATTGAAGGGTACACGGGACCTAACGATTATAAGAAGGCGTATTGTTCTCAGGCGTCAGTGACTGTTGCCAAAAGACAAGCCAGCTTTGGGAATGCCACTGTGGGGGAGGTGATGGTTGGTGGCGGTAGCACAGCTTCTGTGTCTTTGTTTAGTGTGATTGCTTTCTTGTTAATATACGGCTAGGTTATATTTTGCATTTCGATATCGTTTTGCGGCGACATCTCGACCATGCCGTCAAAAAACGTTGTTCTCAATTCGTTCCATCGTGTGGAATACGTGGAGAGGGTTACCAATAGGACAGCACTCAACACTTGTAGACACCACCATAGGATGGAGGAAGGGAACTTTCCGGTGTATGTCCACACCACAATTAGGTTGATTATGTATACGGTGACGGCAAAGTCCCATGCCAATTTCGATCGGCCAACAATGATGGTCACAAACAACACACATAGCAAGGCGTCAAATAGCCACATTGCAAACAAAGTCAACCCCATAGCGTTGTCGGGTTCGACCAATTCCCACAGGAACACCCAATCGATTTTAAAGTCGTATCCATTGAGTGAGGCCACTAGGTAGAATATGACAAGTGCCGAGAGGTAGTAAAAACACTGCAAGATAATGATCtgtagtagtagttttGATGGATTGGTGGTGTCACCTGAATGGTTGAGCAAGGTGTATCTCATGGTTGATTAGAGTAACTACAagcaatatatatatatatttttttttttgtgcgCTggcaaaattttttattttttttttttttctactGACTATTtacttttcttcttgtttgaGATTTTCATTCTATCggttttggttttcttgTACGATCTGCCTTCTTCGTTAGcctttctcttttttgcATTTACTTTTTTGCCGTGCTTGGTGAGGTGTTCCATGACCTCGCCTTTGAACCAAGTTCTTTTTGGACGGGAGTGGATTTCCTGTTCGTGCTTGATAAGGTTGGAGGCCTTGGTGAGTTCCATCTCGGCACGAAGTAATTCTTTTGcctctttttcttcctgCAAAACTTCGTCAATGACCGATTCCTTGGAGGATATGATTTTGCTGGTTTGTTCGGCTTGGTTCCAGTCGACGGTTTTGGCGACCCCTTTGCCGTTGACTATGGCTGCCTTGACGATAGCTCTTTCTTGGCTTGATTCACCTACAAATGTAATGGAGGTCCCGTCTCTTCCAGCTCTGGCGGTTCTACCCACTCTGTGCAAATAGATTTCAAACGTTTTTGGCATGTCGTAGTTGATGACCAATTCGATTTTGGGGATATCCAACCCTCTTGCGGCCAAATCGGTACATATCAAGACGGGGACGTCCAATGACTTGAAGTTTTTAACATTTTGTAGTCTTTGTTCTTGGGATAATGCACCATGCAATTCAGAAACTTTTAGACCCAAAAGGCCAAGCACAATACGTAATTTGTGTGCGGTCTCTTTCCTAGCCACAAAAACGACAACTCTGGTTGATACTCCTTTTAATAGCTGGTATAGCAACGCTGGTTTTAAGTGGTCTCTTTTTCTGATACGAACAAACTGCTGCAATAATTTCGAGGCTACTTGCTTTGGTGGGTCGATCATGATACGCACGGGTTTTTGTAATGACAACTGGATCAAGTCCTGGATTCTGGTATTCATGGTAGCGGAAAACAATAGGGTCTGGCGTTTGTGTTTGGGGATGAGGGATAAGATTTCGGTAAGTTCTTCCTGGAACCCTTCTTCCAACATTCTATCGGCCTCGTCAATGACCAACACCTGGATATCTTGTACGCTGAAGGAAGGGCTGTTGCGGATATGGTCGATAAGTCTCCCTGGAGTTGCAATGACAATGTCAGGACGggttttcaattgttcttcttgttgACGTAAGTTTAACCCCCCGACTGCAAGACCAATGTTAAGGTTGTTGACGTGGTGCGACAATTTTTTGCCAAACTCGTAGACTTGTAGTGCCAACTCTCTGGTAGGTGTTAAGATGATGACTTTGGTGGAGGTTGATGGTTTGTAGAGTAATCTTTCGATGATGGGGATCATGTATGCGCCGGTTTTACCTGACCCGGTTTGGGCACCGGCAACAATGTCTTTTCCAAGCAATGCGATGGGGATACTGGCAGATTGGATAGGGGTTGGTTTAGTGAACTTGAGTTCGGCAATGCCTTTAAGGACCGGACGGGATAATTGGAGGGTCTGGAAGGAGGTGTGGGATTGGTGGGTAGACTGTTCGTAGAAGTTGGCAATCTCTTCGGGTGTGTCCTCTGGTTGTACCGCCTCTTTTGTTTCTGGGATATCAACTTCTTGATCGCTTTCGTCAGATTCATCTACTGCTTGCTCGTCTTCTGGTAGTTGTATTCCCTTTTTCTGGATGATTGCATCAAGATCGACTTCTGCGAGTTTTTTGTCttggaaatcaaattcttccaCTGTGTTAGTTGTGCCAGAGTCTATTTGGAAATGGAAGTCTGGGTTGGTTTCTTCTGTGTCGGAGGCAGACAATGCAACTTCCTCATCGGAGTCTATAGTATATATGAGGTCGGACATGGTGAACACTTTAAAGATAATGTGATGAGTTATGCGATGAGATAAAAaatgggaaaaaaaaaaaaaaaagtgcTGGAAAATATTTGCGCATGGATTAGTCGTAGCACACGATCGGTGAATACGCCCAACAAATGTTTATTGGAGCTTGAACATAGTCATTTCATACACCAACAGTAGTTCTACATGGGACAGATAGATAAGTGATTTACTCATTACAGGTATCAGACTTATTTGTAGAATAGTGCTACTGATAGTTTTTGCTCATATTTGGAGGAGAAACTACACCAAAAACACACAAGCAAACTACTCTACCGGTAGATCAAAAACCAACCCCTTGGCTGAACTCAAATACATACGTAAATGACATTGCATCGGTACAAGCAATCATTTGTAGAACATCTAGCATCTGTACAAACTATCATCCGCAATTAGGGGGTGACAAGCACCCCCAGGAAGAATAAAACCAGAAGTTAAACATCCGTACGGTTTAGAAATGGTGAGCGACCtaacccaaaaaaatatctcGACAGccaaaacaatttatcGCAAACGAATGGAATACAAAGCACACATGTTGGAATGGCAAAGTCACTAGAGCTGGATCATGTTGAGGAGTCGTTTGGTGTGTCTACTACCCAGAGTGGACACTTGTGGGATATCACCCAGAGTATCAGTAAGCAGGTGGGATTACGATATCCTCGAGTTATACGTTTAATGTGAATAGAGTTGGCGTTGGGAGTTTGATTGGCCAGCACGTTTACATTGGCAGTCCTATTAAGTTTGAGGATAGTTTTACGTGTTTGTGGAGATGGGAGATGTGATGCAACACTTGTACCTGATCGATATGGAGAGTGTCGAGGCCGATACCCTCAACGGGGCACATCAAAACTTATATTCCTAAGGCCGTTCTTGAGAAGATGGAAATAAAGGGCAGGTATGTGATCACCCAGTTTAGTTTTGAGGTTGAGTTTAAAATACAAGCTTGTGAAGGATGGCAATGGAAAGAAAGGTACAGTATGATTGAGGTTAGTCACCATGAAGTGATGATAGGGGCGACCTTAGACTAGGACAAGCCAGTGCTGGCAGAGGTGccattatatttatagaGAAGTGCAGCGGTTAAGTTATGAGCAAAGGATAAGGGGTTTAGTCATCAAATGGGGATACTGTTCATTTTGGGGATATTTTGTGAGAAACAGGATTGAAAATACACAgataaattgttcaaaaatAAGTTTTGATCTTACGAAATCTGGAGCAGATCATTTGATTAGAAGTTAAATGAAATCTACTGTAATCGattaaaaacaaacagGTCTATTTGcaagaaaacaacaaacaatcaactgtatttgatttatatatcAATCTTAAAAATGAACAATTCTAGTTGATTATTCTCTAACTCAAAACAAACAGATCTACTTGGCCTGCCTATAAACGTACAGAATAAACAACTATATCTGAATTTTCTGACTTAAAACAAACAGCAGTAATTGCTATTCCTGTCAACCAAAAATGAACAACTCTTTTCAGCTTGTCAGTGACTCAAAACACACCCGAAATGGCCTATCTGTGAATCAGGAAAACCAACAAACTAGCATATTTAGTTTGAATGTGAAACTGTAACAAATTTACTTAAACTAACAACTCTAAAGGTTCTCTACACCCGTATTGCATCCGTACAAGTTCTCTCTACACCTGGATTGCATCCGTACAAGTTATACATCCGTAACTGTGCTGCATCCGTACCAGTTTTCATCCGTAGAACATCCTACATCCTTACCTTTAAGGGGGTGACAAGCACccccaattttcaataagcTGGGGCATCCGTACGGTTTGGTTAATTGGTGTGTACACATACCAGCCtatacaaaaagaaaaaacgaacaaccaaaaaaaaaaaagaccaataacaacaacaactctTCACCAGAAGGGGGCCCAGTCATGGGCAAACACCTGTCAAAGAGAAACTACCAAGACAacttattattgttatcccaaatttatcattttcaacaatggAGGATGTTATTACAAATATTGGCAATATACCATCGAAAGCAAGTGGGTCCTTTGCGTTCAGTTCTTACATACCAGTACACCTTGAAGGCTCGTTTATAAAACACTAGCGTCTTCATATTATTGCATTCAGAGAGTTTAAGTTTCGTTTTTAATTATGACAACCAAGCCGCCGACCATGGCAGAATTGTTGGCGCATCTTGCAGAAAAGCTGCCACCGCCACCACCGAAGAAGGGGAGTACCAAGACGGGCACGTACGGCCACCAATTGGCCAAAGCGTTCATGGAAcgcaaaaaagaaatagaaatggAGCCCCATGCAGATACCGACCGTGAGTTGGAGGAGTTGGAGAATATGGAAACATGTTAAAAACATCGGAGCAAGCCAATGGCCTGCTATGTTGAATAGATTAGACGGCACCAGTAAGGCGTTTATTAGAGAATGTGTCTCCGACATGGTGACCGACAAATGTAGTGGTGACCACACCAATCTGGTCGATGAAAGAGACTCGGATGGAGGTTACTTTGAACAACAAGAGGTCATCAAGGTCCACTTAAAGAAAACCATACCAGATATGATTAGAGAACAAGGAGCCAACTCCGACATGGAGAAGGCATTACTTTACGCAGCAGAAAATGACTTATTCAGAGTAAGATTTATGCCAGACGGTACATACAGAATTATCTACTCACAAACCGGAGGcaaattttccaatatGTTTCCAAATTTAGACACAAAtgccccccccccccctaGTAAAGAAAATAGAGATATCGTACCACCGGAACAAAGGAGGTAACGACTGAAGTAGAAggagaaaagaaatagaaatagaaaaaataaCCAACAGCACCTGGAAAAGGATAGGAAAGTTACTTCAAAGTAACTGGAAGACCATGTGCGGAAACATAAGTTTTAACCAAATCCGGGGCGGTTCTCAGCAACGCTGATGCAATATACTCAACAATTTCGCCGTCAGGATGAGTTGTTGTGGGAGCATGGCGAGCAGCTAATCGAAATCCACGACCGACCTTGCGATGAGCCACGATAGCAACAACATCGACAAGAATAGACCCATCTTTGTAACGTTTCCAAGCAACTGGTTCGGAGGGGGCCACAAGATAATTAGAGGGGACCGTTTTCTTTAACCTGAGTTGTGAAATGTGAAAAGTCCAAGATTTATTAGGATCTATATGAAATATTTCCTTTCCATCTGAGTCAAAAATAGTATCAACGAAATCCAGAGGGGCGCTATCGTTATGTTCCTTTGATTGACCATTACCCGAAACTTTCTGGGAGGTTTCGACCGATGGTTTAGTTAAAATCTTAACTGGTCCATTCATCGGAACGGCCTCTGGGCTACGCCTTTTCCGGCTTTCACAGTTCATAGCACGGTGACCAAGTTTCCCACATATATTACACTCTCCTGCCTCAGGACATTGTAAACGAGTGTGAGATTTGGAGTGACAATAAACACAATGGGAAAGATTCGTGAGAATTCTCACCGAATAATTTCGTTGTAAAATCACTTTTCGCTTCGGAGGAACTTTATCAAGTATAAAAAAGGCGTTAACATTGGCAGGATTCGTACTCATAACTTCATGAGAGAAAACCGGAATCCTTGCATgaacaatttcatctttTGGATCGAGAAATTCTCGGAAGTATTGTTCACAACTCCGCAATGAGATGGATGGGAGTCTAAACGAGGCGACATACATGTGCTCGACCTTATCGTCGacttgaatttgaaaactgTTATCCCCAATGACAAAGTTTAATCGTTCTATTTCGCCAATAAGTAGCTGTTTCAAGTGTTCAAATTCCGCTTTCTTAATGTATGTAAGATCAAAAGCTTCAAGATAAAGCCTATGATCATTATCTACTTCGAAGTAGGTACAAGCATGAAGCATCTCGGACATAGCCCGAGACTCGTAAAAGTTATCAAGGGTATAGTCATCTGACCATTTTGGGATCAGTTCGTGATCCTGGAGATAAAGCTGAGGATCTTTTTCATAGTTAGCGATTTCATCCATAAAGGAGTCAGGTAAATCCGTTAACTTGTCTTGGTAAATATCTCTGGCCTGATTTAATGTGAAATAAATTGTGTTAAGGACTTGCTCTGAAGTAGCACATTCATACATGTGGCTAATATCTGCTGTAAGTTGTGTCTGAGGaacattaatattattgtttctaTTGGCAAGGTCATAAAGATCTATAGGACATTGGACGGATTCTAAACGTTTAAGTTCCCTATATTTGGGATGTTTAGCATTTTCAGCATGAATTAGTTTAGGAAAAGCAGcataatcaacaactttGGCATGGTTAGGCTCGGGCTGTGTTGATTGCTGAGAGGGAGTTGAGGCTGGGTCGTGTACTGGGCTAATTGTTTGTTGAGAACTTTTATTTTGGGAATTCAAATTTGACGAAACAAAATTTGGGGACGAAGGGACAACTGGGTACCCCATTTGGGAGTTAGACGAAGTATCTAATCTCCCTGGCTGAGATTGAGAATGGAAGTTATGTGAAGGGTTGTTGTTCATCAGAAAAAGGTTAAAAATTCAAGGGCAGGagaaaaaatgattttcttgCGCGCACGACCCgaaaaatcagaattttttgaaaaacagCGATTTTTGGTCAGTTTTGGAAGAGCACAGGAAGGGCAGTACAAGAGGTGGTAAGCTGATAGTTGGTAGACAGTTAGATAGGTCAATGAATTTGTGGTTGGAAAAGGAAGGGTGGTTATACCTTTTTTGTGTGGTGagttattaatgattttctttgaccacacGTTTTTAGGTAGCGCCGAGTTTTGaccacattttttttctctggTTGACCACATTTTGGGTAGCGCCAAAGAACGCAGATTTTAAGGGCACTGATTGTTTGACCGCAGATTTGACCGCACATATTTTTTGAGCACTGATTTTTTGAGCActgattttctttgaccacagatttttctttgaccgcAGATTTTTTCTATGAGCactgattttttctttgaccacagGTTTTTTGACCACAGGTTTTTTCCTTGACCACACATTTTCTATGAGCActgattttctttgagcactgattttttttgaccacagattttttctttgaccgcaggtttttttttgagcacacattttttctttgaccacagATTTTCTTTCAGCACATCTTTGGTAGCActttctttgaccacatatttttctttgagcaCACATTTTTTAACACCACATATTTAGAGAGCACATATTCTTAAAAGCTACATCTTTTGTTGTATTGTTGATAGTGGCACATGAATAGGTGCATACTATACAGTTGGTGGCAGCAATTTTAAGTTCATTTTTGACAAGAAAGTTGGCCCAAAAAAGTTTCTTAGAGATTGTTGGGAGTACTGTTTGGTAATattctttatatttgttcTAATTACTTTTACATAGTTTTATATTAGTTTAGAAGAACGAAAAAACTCATTATATCCAATGTAATACCGTTGTATTTGCTGGTTATCAGTATTAACACTGGTTTTTCTACTGTTAAGTACCGAAACATCAggggtttttttttgctgcATAAAGACCCTTAagggttttt
This sequence is a window from Candida dubliniensis CD36 chromosome 7, complete sequence. Protein-coding genes within it:
- a CDS encoding ATP-dependent DEAD-box RNA helicase, ribosome assembly, putative (Similar to S. cerevisiae DRS1), producing the protein MSDLIYTIDSDEEVALSASDTEETNPDFHFQIDSGTTNTVEEFDFQDKKLAEVDLDAIIQKKGIQLPEDEQAVDESDESDQEVDIPETKEAVQPEDTPEEIANFYEQSTHQSHTSFQTLQLSRPVLKGIAELKFTKPTPIQSASIPIALLGKDIVAGAQTGSGKTGAYMIPIIERLLYKPSTSTKVIILTPTRELALQVYEFGKKLSHHVNNLNIGLAVGGLNLRQQEEQLKTRPDIVIATPGRLIDHIRNSPSFSVQDIQVLVIDEADRMLEEGFQEELTEILSLIPKHKRQTLLFSATMNTRIQDLIQLSLQKPVRIMIDPPKQVASKLLQQFVRIRKRDHLKPALLYQLLKGVSTRVVVFVARKETAHKLRIVLGLLGLKVSELHGALSQEQRLQNVKNFKSLDVPVLICTDLAARGLDIPKIELVINYDMPKTFEIYLHRVGRTARAGRDGTSITFVGESSQERAIVKAAIVNGKGVAKTVDWNQAEQTSKIISSKESVIDEVLQEEKEAKELLRAEMELTKASNLIKHEQEIHSRPKRTWFKGEVMEHLTKHGKKVNAKKRKANEEGRSYKKTKTDRMKISNKKKSK
- a CDS encoding Golgi integral membrane protein, putative (Similar to S. cerevisiae SYS1), with product MRYTLLNHSGDTTNPSKLLLQIIILQCFYYLSALVIFYLVASLNGYDFKIDWVFSWELVEPDNAMGLTLFAMWLFDALLCVLFVTIIVGRSKLAWDFAVTVYIINLIVVWTYTGKFPSSILWWCLQVLSAVLLVTLSTYSTRWNELRTTFFDGMVEMSPQNDIEMQNIT
- a CDS encoding non-LTR retrotransposon Zorro-like polyprotein fragment, putative (transposable element) translates to MNNNPSHNFHSQSQPGRLDTSSNSQMGYPVVPSSPNFVSSNLNSQNKSSQQTISPVHDPASTPSQQSTQPEPNHAKVVDYAAFPKLIHAENAKHPKYRELKRLESVQCPIDLYDLANRNNNINVPQTQLTADISHMYECATSEQVLNTIYFTLNQARDIYQDKLTDLPDSFMDEIANYEKDPQLYLQDHESIPKWSDDYTLDNFYESRAMSEMLHACTYFEVDNDHRLYLEAFDLTYIKKAEFEHLKQLLIGEIERLNFVIGDNSFQIQVDDKVEHMYVASFRLPSISLRSCEQYFREFLDPKDEIVHARIPVFSHEVMSTNPANVNAFFILDKVPPKRKVILQRNYSVRILTNLSHCVYCHSKSHTRLQCPEAGECNICGKLGHRAMNCESRKRRSPEAVPMNGPVKILTKPSVETSQKVSGNGQSKEHNDSAPSDFVDTIFDSDGKEIFHIDPNKSWTFHISQLRLKKTVPSNYLVAPSEPVAWKRYKDGSILVDVVAIVAHRKVGRGFRLAARHAPTTTHPDGEIVEYIASALSRTAPDLVKTYVSAHGLPVTLK
- a CDS encoding gamma-butyrobetaine hydroxylase, putative (Similar to S. cerevisiae FMP12) encodes the protein MLRQHLRFHSKLALAGYNKKEVTVAINGINHTFNNVFLRDACKSPNSVDPISSQKLFTTADAATDLAINAPPVINNSSLLIQWSSNGKIIDSSYPVSFLENYATARGRRTGKFFDNDRKLWDKQELEKNLSDLNIDYDAILGDDRSFFQALYNLNRYGLTFVNNIPFPDLSTMTEENAPQWPVYKIADKFGYIKKTFYGTLFDVKNKKEKATNIAYTNTFLPLHMDLLYYESPPGLQLLHAIQNSTLGGENIFCDSFLAAEHIRKSDPKAYTALTQIPITFHYDNNNEYYYYKRPLIIEDKEAPPAFVPISAINYAPPFQGPFEIDPAQYSMFDDFVRGMRLFESFINDPANHFEIKMPEGTCVIFENRRALHSRNAFSDSNNGDRWLMGTYVDGDSFRSKLRIGYRQYVQS